A stretch of the Myxococcus guangdongensis genome encodes the following:
- a CDS encoding MgtC/SapB family protein produces MRLGVAALLGAVLGLERELNGQAAGLRTHIIVSLGACLFTLAGIFVETSLGQDSPKGSQTDISRVASQVVVGIGFLGAGAIIRDNGQVKGLTTAANLWLTASVGLAVGMGFHWAAVTTVVIALVALAGLRPLEKAIRRYRARKGLKVEGRVPEPSDDESPE; encoded by the coding sequence ATGAGGCTCGGCGTCGCGGCGCTCCTGGGCGCCGTGCTCGGCCTGGAGCGCGAGCTCAACGGCCAGGCCGCGGGGCTGCGCACCCACATCATCGTGTCGCTGGGTGCGTGCCTCTTCACGCTCGCGGGCATCTTCGTGGAGACGTCGCTGGGACAGGACTCACCGAAGGGCTCGCAGACGGACATCAGCCGCGTCGCCAGCCAGGTGGTGGTGGGCATCGGCTTCCTGGGCGCGGGCGCCATCATCCGGGACAACGGGCAGGTGAAGGGGCTGACGACGGCGGCCAACCTGTGGCTCACCGCGTCCGTGGGGCTCGCGGTGGGCATGGGCTTCCACTGGGCGGCCGTCACCACGGTGGTCATCGCCCTGGTGGCGCTCGCGGGCCTGCGCCCCCTGGAGAAGGCCATCCGGAGGTACCGCGCCCGCAAGGGCCTGAAGGTGGAGGGCCGCGTCCCGGAGCCCTCGGACGACGAGAGCCCGGAGTGA
- a CDS encoding HPr family phosphocarrier protein, protein MATVAEGTYEIINELGLHARAAAQMVKVANRFKSDVLIEAQGQRANAKSIMGVLMLAAAQGVQVKLTCKGDDADACLQELAKLIADRFGESK, encoded by the coding sequence ATGGCAACGGTGGCCGAGGGAACATACGAGATCATCAACGAGCTGGGGCTGCACGCCCGGGCCGCGGCGCAGATGGTCAAGGTGGCCAACCGCTTCAAGAGCGACGTGCTCATCGAGGCGCAGGGACAGCGGGCCAACGCCAAGTCCATCATGGGGGTGCTGATGCTGGCGGCCGCCCAGGGGGTGCAGGTGAAGCTGACCTGTAAGGGAGACGACGCCGACGCGTGTCTCCAGGAGTTGGCAAAGCTCATCGCCGACCGTTTTGGCGAGTCCAAGTGA
- the ptsP gene encoding phosphoenolpyruvate--protein phosphotransferase: MSSQATPTLRLMGIGASPGVAVGHAFILDRKRIRTPKLRLAEAEVEPERMRMKTAVDLSDRQLAELKEQITRTEGSDHALILEAHRLMLHDPMLVDAVNQLIVEDRINAEWAVRRVARKIKHLFDNIPDEYFRERRSDVDYVADRIIRNLMGQVVDEEVEVPAEAIVVAHDLPPADASLMARSGRVAGFVTDLGGQTSHTAIVARARETPAVVGAGRASEQISPGDLVAMDGTRGIILVNPTEEQLQSFREEQRRHQEAEQLALATKDLEAVSTDGFRIRLNGNMEFLEEIPSLLAHGAEGIGLYRTEFMFLDRKTAPTEEEHYRAYRQVLEAMGGKPVTIRTLDLGGDKVPGKTKHEKEPNPAMGLRAIRYCLSNRELFRVQLRALLRASVHGNLRLMFPLICGVSELREARSELEACRTELGRAGVPVGKRFPVGIMVETPSAAVIADRLAQEADFFSVGTNDLIQYSLAIDRQNREVAYLYRPLHLSVLRMLETIVHAAKAANIPVSMCGEMAGDPLYTLVLLALGFDELSMTSGQIPAVKRFLRRVSRKDATELLREAMELTTAEEIERFVRTEMDRRFVDAPEPAPAAHEAPGDSPSGRTTG, encoded by the coding sequence GTGAGCAGCCAGGCCACTCCCACACTGAGGTTGATGGGCATCGGCGCCTCACCCGGCGTGGCGGTCGGCCACGCCTTCATCCTGGACAGGAAACGCATCCGCACGCCCAAGCTGCGGCTGGCGGAGGCGGAGGTCGAGCCCGAGCGGATGCGGATGAAGACGGCGGTGGACCTGTCGGACCGCCAGCTCGCCGAGCTCAAGGAACAAATCACCCGCACCGAGGGCAGCGACCACGCGCTCATCCTCGAGGCGCACCGGCTGATGCTCCACGACCCGATGCTGGTGGACGCCGTCAACCAGCTCATCGTCGAGGACCGCATCAACGCCGAGTGGGCCGTCCGGCGGGTGGCCCGCAAAATCAAGCACCTGTTCGACAACATCCCGGACGAGTACTTCCGCGAGCGTCGCTCGGACGTGGACTACGTGGCGGACCGCATCATCCGCAACCTGATGGGCCAGGTGGTGGACGAGGAGGTGGAGGTCCCCGCGGAGGCCATCGTCGTCGCGCATGACCTGCCGCCCGCGGACGCATCGCTGATGGCGCGCAGTGGCCGCGTGGCGGGCTTCGTGACGGACCTGGGTGGACAGACCAGCCACACCGCCATCGTCGCCCGCGCGCGTGAGACGCCCGCGGTGGTGGGCGCCGGCCGCGCCAGCGAGCAGATTTCGCCCGGGGACCTGGTGGCCATGGATGGCACCCGGGGCATCATCCTGGTGAACCCCACGGAGGAGCAGCTCCAGAGCTTCCGCGAGGAGCAGCGCCGCCACCAGGAGGCCGAGCAGCTGGCGCTGGCCACCAAGGACTTGGAGGCGGTGAGCACCGACGGCTTCCGCATCCGGCTCAACGGCAACATGGAGTTCCTGGAGGAGATTCCGTCCCTCCTGGCGCACGGCGCGGAGGGCATCGGCCTGTACCGCACGGAGTTCATGTTCCTGGACCGCAAGACGGCGCCCACGGAGGAGGAGCACTACCGCGCGTACCGGCAGGTGCTGGAGGCCATGGGCGGCAAGCCCGTCACCATCCGCACGCTGGACTTGGGCGGCGACAAGGTGCCGGGCAAGACGAAGCACGAGAAGGAGCCCAACCCGGCGATGGGCCTGCGGGCCATCCGCTACTGCCTGTCCAACCGGGAGCTGTTCCGCGTCCAGCTGCGCGCGCTCTTGCGCGCCAGCGTGCACGGCAACCTGCGGCTGATGTTCCCCCTCATCTGCGGGGTGAGCGAGCTGCGCGAGGCGCGGAGCGAGCTGGAGGCGTGCCGCACCGAGCTGGGCCGCGCGGGGGTGCCCGTGGGCAAGCGCTTCCCGGTGGGCATCATGGTGGAGACGCCCAGCGCGGCGGTGATTGCCGACCGGCTGGCGCAGGAGGCGGACTTCTTCTCGGTGGGGACCAACGACCTCATCCAGTACTCGCTGGCCATCGACCGCCAGAACCGCGAGGTGGCCTACCTCTACCGTCCGCTGCACCTGTCGGTGCTGCGCATGCTGGAGACCATCGTCCACGCGGCCAAGGCGGCCAACATCCCCGTGTCCATGTGCGGGGAGATGGCGGGAGATCCGCTCTACACGCTGGTGCTGCTGGCGCTCGGCTTCGACGAGCTGTCCATGACGTCCGGGCAGATTCCGGCCGTCAAACGCTTCCTGCGCCGGGTGAGCCGCAAGGACGCGACGGAGCTGTTGCGCGAGGCGATGGAGCTGACCACCGCCGAGGAAATCGAGCGCTTCGTGCGCACGGAGATGGACCGGCGCTTCGTCGACGCGCCGGAGCCGGCGCCCGCCGCCCATGAGGCTCCGGGCGACTCGCCGTCCGGACGCACCACGGGCTGA
- a CDS encoding MXAN_6521/LA_1396 family lipoprotein, translating to MRLMRWAPVLGLGLLAGCSAVKSHRVRPDYAQVDRKETKRLVVVAQPLPDEKPAVGELWSLIARQWVNQNRDFIVKDNVALPGRPTDAAFKELCTEGVEGVLWLDPTIQLKGDGAEAQVKAQLLRCRDGEEVWAAEAAGSWGSRDEDYAARVQKFSQELGEEVAPYVVPTTKLLAATLDTLPNPELTEADKDEKIELGE from the coding sequence ATGAGGCTGATGCGATGGGCGCCCGTGCTCGGGCTGGGATTGCTCGCGGGCTGCTCCGCGGTGAAGAGCCACCGCGTGCGTCCGGACTACGCGCAGGTGGACCGCAAGGAGACCAAGCGGCTGGTGGTGGTGGCGCAGCCCCTGCCGGACGAGAAGCCCGCGGTGGGGGAGCTGTGGAGCCTCATCGCCCGCCAGTGGGTGAACCAGAACCGCGACTTCATCGTGAAGGACAACGTCGCGCTGCCCGGCCGCCCCACGGACGCCGCCTTCAAGGAGCTGTGCACCGAGGGCGTGGAGGGCGTGCTCTGGCTGGACCCGACCATCCAGCTCAAGGGCGACGGCGCCGAGGCCCAGGTGAAGGCGCAGCTGTTGCGCTGCCGCGACGGTGAAGAGGTCTGGGCGGCGGAGGCCGCGGGGAGCTGGGGGTCGCGCGACGAGGACTACGCGGCGCGCGTGCAGAAGTTCAGCCAGGAGCTGGGCGAGGAGGTGGCGCCGTACGTCGTGCCCACCACCAAGCTGCTCGCCGCCACGCTGGACACGCTGCCCAATCCCGAACTGACGGAAGCGGACAAGGACGAGAAAATCGAGCTGGGTGAGTAG